In a single window of the Streptomyces brevispora genome:
- a CDS encoding MFS transporter, whose amino-acid sequence MMIFFRACARSSRCTPALLFFNTCGSFLLLVSLSTHVGSVTGSGLLAGAVLSAPWLPALLLAAPLNRLLARHAPQRLVRIAEAASLLLTAAALVVPGGALLAVATALVVARGFFEAVTRSATSVVLRGTVPKALLDRVNTYAEIGKLTGVSVGAALAGPAASVLSPRGLIALNVATLALSALLARALPSATRAAGESAASPAGSGARLRVEDPVVRRLFVRFLLVAFWQGFHTVAVTVIPLRLLDGGTRLVGVFVAASAVAVFAGSLAALPAQRYLGHVPSAVWLVLPMAPLLAAVLAASTVPTLVLYAVFLMLFELAFVHCNNRLLAAASARELPSVVTLRATLLPSGVAVSILVMGALSDLAGPVPAVLVVVVTTLAVGAATSGSRQTRRSPVPDA is encoded by the coding sequence ATGATGATATTTTTCCGCGCGTGTGCTCGCTCATCCCGCTGCACTCCCGCATTGCTCTTCTTCAATACGTGCGGGAGTTTTCTGCTTCTGGTGAGCCTGTCCACCCACGTCGGTTCCGTCACCGGCTCTGGACTGCTCGCCGGCGCTGTCCTGAGCGCCCCCTGGCTGCCGGCGCTGCTGCTCGCCGCGCCGCTCAACCGGCTGCTCGCCCGCCACGCCCCGCAGCGGCTCGTCCGGATCGCCGAGGCGGCGAGCCTGCTGCTCACGGCGGCGGCCCTGGTTGTGCCCGGCGGCGCGCTGCTCGCGGTCGCCACCGCTCTGGTCGTAGCCCGTGGCTTCTTCGAGGCGGTGACCCGCTCGGCCACCTCGGTCGTGCTGCGCGGCACCGTGCCGAAGGCGCTGCTCGACCGGGTCAACACGTATGCCGAGATAGGCAAGTTGACCGGGGTCAGTGTGGGTGCCGCGCTCGCCGGGCCGGCCGCCTCGGTGCTCTCGCCGCGCGGACTGATCGCGCTGAACGTGGCGACGCTCGCGCTCTCCGCGCTCCTGGCCCGGGCGCTGCCGTCCGCGACCAGGGCGGCCGGGGAGAGCGCCGCGTCACCGGCAGGGTCCGGGGCGCGGCTGCGGGTGGAGGACCCGGTGGTCCGCAGGCTGTTCGTCCGCTTCCTGCTGGTGGCGTTCTGGCAGGGCTTCCACACCGTGGCCGTCACGGTGATCCCGCTGCGTCTCCTCGACGGCGGCACCCGGCTCGTGGGGGTGTTCGTCGCGGCCTCGGCGGTCGCGGTCTTCGCCGGTTCGCTGGCCGCCCTGCCGGCCCAGCGGTACCTGGGTCATGTGCCCTCGGCCGTGTGGCTGGTGCTGCCGATGGCGCCGCTGCTCGCGGCGGTGCTGGCGGCGAGCACCGTACCGACGCTGGTGCTGTACGCGGTCTTCCTCATGCTCTTCGAGCTTGCCTTCGTGCACTGCAACAACCGTCTCCTGGCGGCCGCTTCGGCCCGGGAGCTGCCCTCGGTGGTGACGCTGCGGGCGACTTTGCTGCCCTCGGGCGTGGCCGTGTCGATCCTGGTCATGGGCGCGCTGAGTGATCTGGCGGGTCCCGTGCCGGCCGTCCTGGTGGTCGTCGTCACCACGCTCGCGGTCGGCGCCGCGACCAGCGGCAGTCGGCAAACTCGGAGAAGCCCCGTACCTGACGCGTGA
- a CDS encoding alpha/beta fold hydrolase: MKKLALVTTVIVTGLVGPTLTPVAAEAAVTPAAGTIAWAPCPENDPVLGAMLKGLDCGTVEVPLDHSNPAGQKIKLALTRAEHTVAAADYKGVVILNRGQWPGGIGRDLPTRYAQGTTGLASDVGPAYDWIGFDPRGVGASEPAIVCDPSYINPGQAQPDPVPSSQATEQAWVNRAKAYAESCGRQYGDVLKHLTTKDAARDLEQMRIALGQEKITFFGTDWGTYLGSVYATLYPTRVQRLLLDSVASPSGAGFPNQFSKNFTSEQNADRFFAWIAEYDGVYHLGTTAAQVEAKYYEGRNKLRAAPVDGKIGPAEWADVFEPVVYRHWTWLNRAKILSDFVVKNDPASLKANYSDPGFPHQNRHTMTNAVNCTDGPWPKGWSSYSAAYSAQYALGAKFLTWTNAWYTAPCAFWPVPSQTPVQVGSNVEVLIVQPQFDSAHGLLGAYETHARFPDSRLILEQGGHSVGASLSANNNTCLNTYVSNFLRDGTRPSAAWGADATCQAAPDPVPTA; the protein is encoded by the coding sequence GTGAAGAAGCTCGCATTGGTCACCACCGTCATCGTGACCGGTCTGGTGGGCCCGACCCTCACCCCGGTCGCGGCGGAGGCCGCCGTCACGCCGGCCGCCGGCACCATCGCATGGGCTCCGTGTCCGGAGAACGACCCGGTCCTCGGTGCCATGCTCAAGGGCCTGGACTGCGGCACGGTCGAGGTCCCGCTCGACCACAGCAACCCCGCAGGCCAGAAGATCAAGCTCGCGCTGACCCGCGCCGAGCACACCGTCGCCGCCGCCGACTACAAGGGCGTCGTCATCCTCAACCGCGGCCAGTGGCCCGGCGGCATCGGCCGTGACCTGCCCACGCGCTACGCGCAGGGCACCACCGGCCTCGCCTCCGACGTCGGCCCCGCCTACGACTGGATCGGCTTCGACCCGCGTGGCGTGGGCGCCAGCGAACCGGCCATCGTCTGCGATCCCTCCTACATCAACCCCGGCCAGGCCCAGCCGGACCCGGTCCCCAGCTCGCAGGCCACCGAGCAGGCCTGGGTCAACCGCGCCAAGGCGTACGCCGAGAGCTGCGGCCGGCAGTACGGCGACGTACTCAAGCACCTGACCACCAAGGACGCCGCGCGCGACCTGGAACAGATGCGCATCGCCCTCGGCCAGGAGAAGATCACCTTCTTCGGCACCGACTGGGGCACCTACCTCGGCTCGGTCTACGCCACCCTCTACCCGACCCGGGTCCAGCGGCTGCTCCTGGACAGCGTCGCCAGCCCGAGCGGCGCCGGCTTCCCCAACCAGTTCAGCAAGAACTTCACGTCCGAGCAGAACGCCGACCGGTTCTTCGCCTGGATCGCCGAGTACGACGGCGTCTACCACCTGGGCACGACCGCCGCCCAGGTCGAGGCCAAGTACTACGAGGGCCGGAACAAGCTCCGCGCCGCGCCCGTCGACGGCAAGATAGGCCCGGCCGAGTGGGCCGACGTCTTCGAGCCGGTCGTCTACCGGCACTGGACCTGGCTGAACCGCGCGAAGATCCTCTCCGACTTCGTCGTCAAGAACGACCCGGCGTCACTGAAGGCGAACTACTCGGACCCGGGCTTCCCGCACCAGAACCGCCACACCATGACCAACGCGGTCAACTGCACCGACGGCCCCTGGCCGAAGGGCTGGAGCTCCTACAGTGCGGCCTACTCGGCCCAGTACGCCCTCGGCGCCAAGTTCCTGACCTGGACCAACGCCTGGTACACCGCACCCTGCGCCTTCTGGCCGGTGCCGTCCCAGACACCCGTGCAGGTCGGCAGCAACGTGGAAGTCCTCATCGTCCAGCCGCAGTTCGACTCCGCGCACGGACTCCTCGGCGCCTACGAGACACACGCGCGCTTCCCGGACTCCCGGCTCATCCTGGAGCAGGGCGGCCACAGCGTCGGCGCGTCCCTCTCCGCGAACAACAACACCTGCCTGAACACCTACGTCAGCAACTTCCTGCGGGACGGCACCCGGCCGTCCGCCGCGTGGGGCGCCGACGCGACCTGCCAGGCGGCCCCGGACCCGGTACCCACCGCCTGA
- a CDS encoding ATP-grasp domain-containing protein has translation MTTAVQSLPGNPCIVMVDAYAGVRSLVLEFLRQGCSVVRVQSTRETPYVYIPAPYVAEDFIADLTHEGDVDATAKAVAAFAPVAVVSGGEIGVELADLLADRLGLPGNGTALSAARRDKHLMVETVRAAGLRAARQLFATDARELAAWHRDLGGRVVVKPPRSAGGQGVTFCDTPQESAAAFRALADADDVFSQPNNGAVAQEYLAGTEYMVNTVSRDGRHHVCDVWRTGRASRNGVLDLCDALSLIDSGSRVVEPLTDYAFRVLDALGIRHGPAHLEIRMTPAGPCLVEVGARIAGGGIPAAAGLGIGESQLEWTVDAFLRPERFHERAGTPYEIRRYAAIYGMVSPVEGVLRGYEGIEEIERLEGLHTLTPLVRPGQRIRRTVDDLTYPVIVTLLHELDEVVQRDLNTIRHLDGTGFYALDGASTAS, from the coding sequence ATGACAACAGCCGTCCAGAGTCTTCCTGGCAACCCCTGCATCGTGATGGTTGACGCCTATGCGGGCGTCCGTTCACTCGTTCTTGAATTCCTCCGGCAAGGATGCTCCGTCGTCCGCGTCCAGAGCACGCGCGAGACTCCGTACGTCTACATCCCGGCCCCTTACGTCGCCGAGGATTTCATCGCCGACCTCACCCATGAAGGCGATGTCGACGCCACCGCGAAAGCGGTGGCGGCGTTCGCACCGGTCGCGGTCGTCTCCGGCGGCGAGATCGGCGTCGAACTCGCCGACCTGCTCGCCGACCGCCTCGGACTGCCCGGCAACGGCACCGCCCTCAGCGCCGCCCGCCGCGACAAGCACCTCATGGTCGAGACGGTCCGCGCCGCCGGACTGCGGGCCGCCCGCCAACTGTTCGCCACCGACGCCCGGGAACTCGCCGCCTGGCACCGCGACCTCGGCGGCCGGGTCGTCGTGAAGCCGCCGCGCAGCGCCGGCGGCCAGGGCGTCACCTTCTGCGACACCCCCCAGGAGTCGGCCGCCGCCTTCCGTGCCCTCGCCGACGCCGACGACGTCTTCTCCCAGCCCAACAACGGGGCCGTCGCCCAGGAGTACCTCGCCGGCACCGAGTACATGGTCAACACCGTCAGCCGCGACGGCCGCCACCACGTGTGCGACGTCTGGCGCACCGGCCGCGCCAGCCGCAACGGAGTCCTCGACCTCTGCGACGCGCTCTCGCTCATCGACTCCGGCAGCCGGGTCGTCGAACCCCTCACCGACTACGCCTTCCGCGTCCTCGATGCCCTCGGCATCCGGCACGGCCCCGCCCACCTGGAGATCCGGATGACCCCGGCCGGGCCCTGCCTGGTCGAGGTCGGCGCCCGGATCGCGGGCGGCGGCATCCCCGCCGCCGCGGGCCTGGGCATCGGCGAGTCCCAGCTGGAATGGACCGTCGACGCCTTCCTGCGGCCCGAACGCTTCCACGAGAGGGCCGGCACCCCCTACGAGATCCGCCGGTACGCCGCCATCTACGGCATGGTCTCGCCCGTCGAAGGCGTGCTCCGCGGCTACGAGGGGATCGAGGAGATCGAGCGCCTGGAGGGCCTCCACACCCTGACGCCCCTGGTCCGGCCGGGCCAGAGGATCCGGCGGACCGTCGACGACCTCACCTACCCGGTCATCGTGACGCTGCTGCACGAACTCGACGAGGTCGTGCAGCGCGACCTCAACACCATCCGGCACCTCGACGGCACCGGGTTCTACGCCCTCGACGGGGCCTCGACCGCCTCCTGA
- a CDS encoding phytanoyl-CoA dioxygenase family protein, with the protein MVESYSRGMRENGFVRLPGLAGGAELAGLRRAAGRLEELARDRTASAGDFVLEAPGIGGWAAWQQGSGALPGVLRSADRIHVHEPEFGAVQRALGLAEGPVRAASGATGTLVNSFLWAKPPVVGSAKPWHQDMAFAPPGFAAGQDGIVTIWVALEPATRRNGCLEFIPGSHVLGLFPHTGDRERLPGEAPLRVPVEPHVANGHLPCTAGAVAMPLEPGSAVMFDGMVLHRSAPNTTVSEPRTAVSFVYRVPRPAWTRMEPAAAPV; encoded by the coding sequence ATGGTGGAAAGCTATTCCCGCGGGATGCGGGAGAACGGGTTCGTACGGCTGCCCGGGCTGGCCGGCGGCGCGGAGCTCGCCGGGCTGCGGCGCGCGGCGGGGCGTCTGGAGGAGCTGGCCCGCGACCGTACGGCCTCGGCCGGGGACTTCGTCCTGGAGGCACCGGGCATCGGCGGCTGGGCGGCCTGGCAGCAGGGCTCCGGTGCGCTGCCCGGCGTGCTGCGGTCGGCGGACCGCATCCATGTGCACGAGCCGGAGTTCGGCGCCGTGCAGCGGGCGCTGGGTCTGGCGGAGGGCCCGGTGCGGGCGGCGTCGGGCGCGACGGGCACGCTGGTCAACTCGTTCCTGTGGGCGAAGCCGCCGGTGGTGGGCTCGGCGAAGCCCTGGCACCAGGACATGGCGTTCGCACCGCCCGGGTTCGCCGCCGGGCAGGACGGCATCGTGACGATCTGGGTCGCCCTGGAGCCGGCCACCCGGCGCAACGGCTGCCTGGAGTTCATCCCGGGCTCGCACGTCCTGGGGCTGTTCCCGCACACCGGGGACCGGGAGCGGCTGCCGGGCGAGGCGCCGCTGCGGGTCCCGGTGGAGCCGCACGTGGCAAACGGGCACCTGCCGTGTACGGCCGGTGCGGTCGCGATGCCGCTGGAGCCGGGGTCGGCCGTGATGTTCGACGGCATGGTGCTGCACCGCTCGGCGCCCAACACCACGGTTTCGGAGCCGCGTACGGCGGTCAGTTTCGTGTACCGGGTGCCGCGCCCGGCGTGGACGCGGATGGAGCCGGCCGCCGCCCCGGTGTGA
- a CDS encoding ATP-binding cassette domain-containing protein, whose product MSQEPAPVRRHDRIRVHGARVNNLKDIDVEIPKHRLTVFTGVSGSGKSSLVFGTIAAESRRLVDETYSAFVRGFMPTLSRPEVDVLEGLTAAIVVDQRRLGSDPRSTVGTATDANAMLRILFSRLGTPRIGPPSAFAFNVPRRTASGTMNVDKAGGKRIVVRRAVYHGGMCPRCEGRGTVSDVDLTQLYDDTRAIGDGAFTIPGWKQDSFWTTRVYAESGVLDPRKPIRDFSEREMREFLHGDPRKVKVDGVNLTYEGLLPKIRKSMLSKDRESLQPHVRAFVDRAVTFTACPDCAGTRLSAEARSSKIHGVSMADACAMEIRDLVSWVRGLDEPPVAPLLASLLHTLQSLVEIGLGYLSLERTAGTLSGGEGQRVKMIRHLGSALTDTTYVFDEPTTGLHPHDIDGMNGLLLRLRDKGNTVLVVEHKPEAIAIADHVVDLGPGAGAEGGRVLYEGTLDGLRASDTPTGRRLGDRARLKEAVRKPAGHLEIRGASAHNLRDVDVDLPLGVLCVVTGVAGSGKSSLVHGSVARREGVVAVDQSPIKGSRRSNPATYTGLLDPIRTAFAKANGVRPGLFSANSEGACPTCDGIGVLHTTLAMMAETATTCEDCEGRRFDGSVLEHLFGGLDISEVLAMPVHEALEFFGAGDTRVPAAHRVLQRLFDVGLGHLSIGRPLTTLSGGERQRLKLAAHLGGKGGVIVLDEPTSGLHLADVDKLLRLLDRLVDAGKSVIVVEHHQAVMAHADWIVDVGPGAGQDGGRIVFEGTPAELVAGRPTLTGEHLAAYVGRSAAEPAI is encoded by the coding sequence ATGAGCCAGGAACCCGCCCCCGTCCGCCGCCACGACCGGATCCGGGTGCACGGCGCGCGGGTGAACAACCTCAAGGACATCGACGTCGAGATCCCCAAGCACCGGCTGACGGTCTTCACCGGGGTCTCCGGCTCCGGCAAGAGCTCCCTGGTGTTCGGCACGATCGCCGCCGAGTCGCGGCGGCTGGTGGACGAGACGTACAGCGCCTTCGTCCGGGGCTTCATGCCGACGCTGTCCCGCCCCGAGGTCGACGTCCTCGAAGGGCTGACCGCCGCGATCGTCGTCGACCAGCGGCGCCTGGGCTCCGATCCCCGCTCCACCGTCGGCACCGCCACCGACGCCAACGCCATGCTGCGCATCCTCTTCAGCCGGCTCGGCACCCCCCGTATCGGCCCGCCCAGCGCCTTCGCCTTCAACGTCCCGCGCCGCACGGCGAGCGGCACGATGAACGTCGACAAGGCCGGCGGCAAGCGGATCGTCGTCCGCAGGGCCGTCTACCACGGCGGGATGTGCCCGCGCTGCGAAGGCCGCGGCACCGTCTCCGACGTCGACCTCACCCAGCTGTACGACGACACGCGCGCGATCGGCGACGGCGCGTTCACGATCCCCGGCTGGAAGCAGGACAGCTTCTGGACCACCCGCGTCTACGCCGAGTCCGGTGTCCTCGACCCGCGCAAGCCCATCCGTGACTTCTCCGAACGGGAGATGCGCGAGTTCCTCCACGGCGATCCCCGCAAGGTGAAGGTCGACGGGGTCAACCTCACCTACGAGGGCCTCCTCCCGAAGATCCGCAAGTCGATGCTGTCCAAGGACCGGGAGTCGCTCCAGCCGCACGTCCGGGCCTTCGTCGACCGGGCCGTCACCTTCACCGCCTGCCCCGACTGCGCGGGTACCCGGCTCTCCGCCGAGGCCAGGTCATCGAAGATCCACGGGGTCTCGATGGCCGACGCCTGCGCGATGGAGATCAGGGACCTCGTCTCCTGGGTGCGCGGCCTGGACGAGCCCCCGGTGGCGCCGCTGCTCGCCTCTCTCCTGCACACCCTGCAGTCGCTGGTGGAGATCGGGCTCGGCTACCTCTCCCTGGAGCGGACCGCCGGCACCCTGTCGGGCGGTGAGGGCCAGCGCGTGAAGATGATCCGCCACCTCGGCTCCGCGCTCACCGACACCACGTACGTCTTCGACGAGCCGACCACCGGTCTGCACCCGCACGACATCGACGGCATGAACGGGCTGCTGCTGCGGCTGCGCGACAAGGGCAACACCGTTCTCGTCGTCGAGCACAAGCCGGAGGCCATCGCCATCGCCGACCACGTCGTCGACCTCGGCCCCGGCGCCGGCGCCGAGGGCGGCCGGGTGCTGTACGAGGGCACGCTCGACGGGCTCCGCGCGAGCGACACCCCGACCGGCCGCCGGCTCGGCGACCGGGCCCGGCTGAAGGAGGCCGTACGGAAGCCGGCGGGGCACCTGGAGATCCGCGGCGCCTCGGCCCACAACCTCCGCGACGTCGACGTCGACCTGCCGCTCGGCGTGCTCTGCGTGGTCACCGGTGTCGCCGGCTCCGGCAAGAGCTCCCTCGTCCACGGCTCGGTGGCGCGCCGGGAGGGTGTGGTGGCCGTCGACCAGTCGCCGATCAAGGGCTCCCGGCGCAGCAACCCCGCCACGTACACCGGTCTCCTCGACCCGATCCGTACGGCTTTCGCCAAGGCCAACGGTGTGCGGCCGGGGCTCTTCAGCGCCAACTCCGAGGGTGCCTGCCCCACCTGCGACGGCATCGGTGTTCTCCACACCACTCTCGCGATGATGGCCGAAACCGCCACGACCTGCGAGGACTGCGAGGGGCGGCGCTTCGACGGGTCCGTCCTGGAGCACCTCTTCGGCGGCCTCGACATCAGCGAGGTCCTCGCGATGCCGGTCCACGAGGCCCTGGAGTTCTTCGGCGCGGGCGACACCCGCGTCCCCGCCGCCCACCGCGTCCTGCAGCGCCTCTTCGACGTGGGCCTGGGCCACCTCTCCATCGGCCGGCCGCTCACCACTCTCTCCGGCGGTGAGCGGCAGCGGCTGAAGCTCGCCGCGCACCTGGGCGGGAAGGGCGGGGTGATCGTCCTGGACGAGCCGACCTCCGGGCTCCACCTCGCCGACGTGGACAAGCTGCTGCGGCTCCTGGACCGGCTCGTGGACGCCGGCAAGTCCGTCATCGTCGTCGAGCACCACCAGGCCGTGATGGCGCACGCCGACTGGATCGTCGATGTCGGCCCCGGCGCCGGCCAGGACGGCGGCCGGATCGTCTTCGAGGGCACCCCGGCCGAGCTCGTCGCCGGCCGTCCCACGCTCACCGGTGAACACCTGGCGGCCTATGTCGGGCGTTCAGCGGCTGAACCGGCAATCTGA
- a CDS encoding VOC family protein: protein MSDPAIQGIKTVLHPVKDLVVARSVYTALLGIKPQTVSDFYVGYDIAGQHIGLVPGADTQGMSAPVTYWHVPDIEAKLAEVTAAGAVVRNPAADVGGGRLIATVTDVDGNVLGLLQDS, encoded by the coding sequence ATGTCCGACCCTGCCATCCAGGGAATCAAGACCGTGCTGCATCCCGTCAAGGACCTGGTGGTGGCCAGGAGCGTGTACACCGCCCTGCTCGGCATCAAGCCGCAGACCGTCTCCGACTTCTACGTCGGCTACGACATCGCAGGTCAGCACATCGGCCTGGTGCCGGGTGCCGATACGCAGGGCATGTCCGCGCCGGTCACGTACTGGCACGTGCCGGACATCGAGGCGAAGCTCGCGGAGGTGACCGCGGCGGGCGCCGTCGTCCGGAATCCGGCCGCCGACGTCGGTGGCGGCCGCCTCATCGCCACCGTCACGGACGTCGACGGCAACGTTCTCGGGCTGCTCCAGGACAGCTGA
- a CDS encoding nucleotide disphospho-sugar-binding domain-containing protein: MRVLIVPFPWKTHVFNLVPLAWSLQTAGHEVRVAGWPDLLDAVTGAGLLGVGVGPGESGREREAGDRRQQRERGAAPPVPGGGAAGAGGLDPLFDVRPGRERLGWEQATRVFEDLVLPQARRSNDSMMEDVVELALEWRPDLVLWGAKAFAGAVAAAAVGAAHVRVLYSVDVYTRMREDFLHAKALQPADDRADGLQEWLTGWVEKYGGVFCEDLVNGQFTIDPLPAAFRPDPRPTTLPMQFVPYNGTNVVPRWLAEPPRAPRVLMTFGDHVNDGPVRHLLPAGRIQEILDSVGDLDIELVLTLPRQAQEELSRVPANTRLVESVPLSEVLPGCSAMVHHGGTWSFGCALRYGVPQLLVSRAFDVPLKLQCLERTGAGLSMKPSDVDGPAVREALLRLLEDGTLRANAQRLRREVLAMPAPNEVVRTLEGLVLAHRAVAHRGAGVAAR; encoded by the coding sequence GTGCGCGTTCTCATTGTCCCGTTCCCGTGGAAGACCCATGTCTTCAACCTGGTGCCGCTCGCCTGGTCCCTGCAGACCGCAGGGCACGAGGTGCGGGTGGCCGGGTGGCCCGACCTCCTCGACGCCGTGACCGGCGCCGGTCTCCTGGGCGTGGGTGTGGGACCCGGCGAGAGCGGGCGGGAGCGGGAGGCCGGCGACCGGCGCCAGCAGCGGGAGCGGGGGGCCGCCCCGCCGGTGCCGGGTGGCGGGGCGGCCGGGGCGGGGGGCCTCGATCCGCTCTTCGACGTACGGCCCGGGCGCGAGCGGCTGGGCTGGGAGCAGGCCACGCGGGTCTTCGAGGACCTGGTGCTGCCGCAGGCCCGCCGGTCGAACGACTCCATGATGGAGGACGTGGTCGAACTGGCCCTGGAGTGGCGGCCCGACCTGGTGCTGTGGGGTGCCAAGGCCTTCGCCGGCGCGGTCGCCGCCGCCGCCGTGGGTGCGGCCCACGTCCGGGTCCTGTACTCGGTCGACGTCTACACCCGGATGCGGGAGGACTTCCTGCACGCCAAGGCGCTGCAGCCCGCGGACGACCGGGCCGACGGGCTCCAGGAGTGGCTGACGGGCTGGGTGGAGAAGTACGGCGGCGTGTTCTGCGAGGACCTGGTGAACGGGCAGTTCACGATCGACCCGCTCCCCGCCGCCTTCCGGCCCGATCCGCGGCCGACGACGCTTCCCATGCAGTTCGTCCCCTACAACGGGACCAATGTCGTGCCCCGTTGGCTCGCGGAGCCGCCGCGCGCGCCCCGTGTCCTGATGACGTTCGGCGACCACGTCAACGACGGGCCGGTGCGCCATCTGCTGCCGGCCGGGCGCATCCAGGAGATTCTGGACTCCGTGGGCGACCTGGACATCGAGCTGGTCCTCACGCTGCCCCGGCAGGCCCAGGAGGAGTTGAGCCGTGTCCCGGCCAACACCCGTCTCGTGGAGTCGGTGCCGCTCTCGGAGGTGCTGCCGGGCTGCTCGGCGATGGTGCACCACGGCGGGACCTGGTCGTTCGGCTGCGCGCTGCGCTACGGGGTGCCGCAGTTGCTCGTCAGCCGGGCGTTCGACGTGCCGCTGAAGCTGCAGTGCCTCGAACGGACGGGCGCGGGGCTCTCCATGAAGCCCTCGGACGTCGACGGTCCCGCAGTACGTGAGGCGCTGCTGCGGCTTCTGGAGGACGGGACGCTCCGGGCCAACGCGCAGCGGCTGCGGCGGGAGGTCCTTGCGATGCCGGCGCCGAACGAGGTGGTGCGCACCCTGGAGGGGCTGGTCCTGGCGCATCGGGCGGTGGCCCACCGGGGTGCCGGGGTCGCCGCGCGCTGA
- a CDS encoding formylglycine-generating enzyme family protein, producing the protein MVGNRVSQVIDIPADMTVTDDSTDDRYWASVERVVALAGQKGRTADGIPLLASIAVSHPEWPVRAGAVRLLATHHAGDEAAGAAVAAATHDTVDWVAFTALKVITEHRIAAAVPDLIRISGWPSNFTRPDWARKPVGCGAALTKRALIAVFGTRDPVELRRLEDEYFSEMRSRIAAARKRVRRHEDVVLVPAGPAIIGADEQPDAFRMAQDDTTLRAVDVPAFLIDRTTVTNARYREFLQETGESGEFDHPDQPLERSHRPAHWHDPRFNAPDTPVVGIDWYDAYAFAAWAGGTLPSEVQWEKAARGVDGRRFPWGEDWDPERVNDVERSFGQAVADLDSLEALLVTIEQGQNPAHPVLAADALPQGASPYGALQMSGNVWELTRTNFYTGQDMDPFFKGRHPLDFMNRKEAFHVLRGGTFTSPPACLTTFYRGKDLITDRHMEVGFRCVYEADN; encoded by the coding sequence ATGGTAGGCAATCGCGTTTCACAGGTCATCGACATTCCCGCCGACATGACGGTGACCGACGACTCCACCGACGACCGCTACTGGGCGTCGGTCGAGCGCGTCGTCGCACTGGCCGGCCAGAAGGGCCGCACCGCCGACGGCATCCCGCTCCTCGCGAGCATCGCCGTCTCCCACCCCGAGTGGCCCGTCCGCGCCGGCGCCGTCCGGCTCCTCGCCACGCACCACGCGGGCGACGAGGCCGCCGGCGCCGCCGTCGCCGCCGCCACCCACGACACCGTCGACTGGGTCGCGTTCACCGCCCTCAAGGTCATCACCGAGCACCGCATCGCCGCCGCCGTCCCCGACCTCATCCGGATCTCCGGCTGGCCCAGCAACTTCACCCGCCCCGACTGGGCCCGCAAGCCCGTCGGCTGCGGCGCCGCCCTCACCAAACGCGCCCTCATCGCCGTATTCGGCACCAGGGACCCCGTCGAACTGCGCCGCCTGGAGGACGAGTACTTCTCCGAGATGCGCTCCCGGATCGCCGCCGCCCGCAAACGCGTCCGCCGCCACGAGGACGTCGTCCTCGTCCCGGCCGGCCCCGCGATCATCGGCGCCGACGAACAGCCCGACGCCTTCCGCATGGCCCAGGACGACACCACCCTGCGCGCCGTCGACGTACCCGCGTTCCTCATCGACCGGACCACCGTCACCAACGCCCGCTACCGCGAGTTCCTCCAGGAGACCGGCGAATCAGGCGAGTTCGACCACCCCGACCAGCCGCTGGAGCGCTCGCACCGCCCCGCCCACTGGCACGACCCGCGCTTCAACGCCCCCGACACCCCCGTCGTCGGCATCGACTGGTACGACGCGTACGCCTTCGCCGCCTGGGCCGGCGGCACACTGCCCAGCGAGGTCCAGTGGGAGAAGGCCGCCCGAGGCGTCGACGGCCGCCGCTTCCCCTGGGGCGAGGACTGGGACCCCGAACGCGTCAACGACGTGGAACGGTCCTTCGGCCAGGCCGTCGCCGACCTGGACTCCCTCGAAGCACTCCTCGTCACCATCGAGCAGGGCCAGAACCCGGCCCACCCCGTACTCGCCGCCGACGCGCTGCCCCAGGGGGCCAGCCCCTACGGCGCCCTGCAGATGTCCGGCAACGTCTGGGAACTCACCCGCACCAACTTCTACACCGGCCAGGACATGGACCCCTTCTTCAAAGGCCGCCACCCGCTGGACTTCATGAACCGCAAGGAAGCCTTCCACGTGCTGCGCGGCGGCACGTTCACCTCCCCGCCGGCCTGTCTCACCACCTTCTACCGCGGCAAGGACCTCATCACCGACCGGCACATGGAGGTCGGCTTCCGCTGCGTGTACGAGGCGGACAACTGA